The DNA region CAACGGTATAGACATACTTGTGGTTCAGACGTTTCCACAAATCCTGAAATTCTTGCTTGTAGTAATTCGCGTTCAAGCAGGTTGCGGGAACTTCGGTTGCGTTGCCATCTTCGACCATAGTATTGAGGGCTAATTCCGCATCGAAGGTAAGTTGCACCATCTGATGGAGCGAGGTTTCCATTCCCGCAAGTTTTGGAGCCATCGGCGCAAGCGTACCGGCATCCTTGTGCATCTTGTAAGTTTCGGTGACACGTCCCTTCTCGTCGATATAGTCATTCTGATACAAGTAGGCATACACAAGTGTCGCTTCGGCATCGGAAAGCGTATGCTTTGTGCCATCCACCATATCAATGGTTTTTCCAAAGAAGTATGCCTTATCGGCAACAAGGGGCCTTTCGCGGAGCGCTTCCCGAATTTCAGATTGTAAACCAGAAACAAAAGCGCCATAATCTTCATTGGCAACAACAGTCAACTTGTTCAGATTATGGATATCATCACCCAGAACTTCTAAATCCTGGCGGTCACCATCCTGATTGACACACAAACGCAATCCACGACCAACTTCTTGACGGCGGCGGACATTTGAACTAGCATGGCGTAATGTGCAAATCTGGAAAACATTCGGATTGTCCCAGCCTTCTTGCAAAGCTGAATGGCTAAAGATAAAGCGAACGGGGTTTTTGAAACTGAGCAAGAGTTCCTTATTCTTCAAAATCAAATCATAAGCAGAAACATCATCGCTCATGCCGCCCAATTTCTTTTCCGCCTTGCTGTCGCAGGCATGCCCCTTCTTGTCAATAGAGAAGTAGCCCTTGTGAGTATCCTCGGCAGAAATCCCCTTCAAATACTTTTGATATTCATCATCAAAGAAAGTCAACTTTTCGGAAAGGATATTGTTGTATTCCTCTTCAAAGGTTTTCCAAAGGAAACCATGGACTTCTTCGTCGCCGTCGTATCCCTTATAATTCGCCACTTCATCGATAAAGAACAATGACAGGCACTTGATGCCCTTATTGAAAAGTTCCTCTTCTTTCTTGAAATGAGCTTCGATGGTTTCGCGAATTTGCAAGCGCTGCATGGTCTTGGCATCAGTATCGTTTACCACCTGGCCCTTATAAATAATCTTGCCATTGGTGAAAACGACCTGGTTTGCAATGGGGTCAATTTCTGCGACAGTAAAGCCGTCATACGCCTTGGTGCCACTAGCAACGGAAAGTTTGTCGCCGTATTCAAACTTGCGATATTCGCGGCTGATACCACTTCCTTTTTTGACTTCAAGCTGAATTTTTGCAACAGGGGCTTTCTTCGGGTCCAAGATAATATCGTCAAGATACAGATATGCCGATGTGCCCGCCAAGTTTTTTGCCGTAAGCGTCTTGACTTGTATCTTTTTCACCAATTTCTGGCGGTAGGCATCAAGTGCATCCAACGCATAAATCAAGTTATGCTGTGTTTTATGCGTCGCGGAATAATTCAAGATGAATAGCGGTTTGAATGCCTGCATGGTCTTTTGCGTAACATCGCCTTCAAGCTTTTGCGGTTCATCAAGAATAATAATGGGACGGTTTGCTGCAATGACATCAATAGGCTTGCGACTACCAAACTCGTCACGTCGGTCAAAAATTCTGCGATTGGCCTCAGCAACCTTTTTGCCTTCGGCGATTTTCTTCTTGTAATCTTCTTCGTCAAACGAAGATGCAAACGCCTGCGCATTGATAATCATTACATTGATTCCTGCATCACTCGAATACGAATCAATTTGCTGCAAGCGTTCACTGCTGTAAATGAAGAAACGGGCCTTCTTGCCATAATATTCCATGAAGTGATCTTGAAGTGTTTCAAAACTTTTATTCACGCCTTCACGAATCGCCTTGCTCGGAACGATGACCACGAACTTGCTCCAGCCATAACGCTTGTTGAGTTCGAACATCGTCTTGAGATACACATAGGTCTTGCCAGTGCCCGTTTCCATCTCGATGTCTAGGCGGCAAGCCTCATGCCCACCCGCAGACTTTACCACACTTGCAGAGCGTTTAATATCGCACTTATCCTGCGCCTTATGGATATTTTCAAGAAGTTCCTTGTCGGTAAGTTCTATTTCGTGATTACGAAAACCCGCATCGTCTTCTTCAAAAGCATTTACCTGGCCTTTGCGCTTACCTAAATCGCGACGATAACGCGTATTATCATAGCAAGGTTGCCCAGCAAAAACGCTTACGGTATTTTCTACAGCATCTGTCTGGTACTGCTGAATCTTGAACTTAAATTTCATATCAGCACCTCTTAAATGACCTTGCGTTTGGTAGAGGGGCTGTAGTGAGTGAAGATTTGTTCAAAGTTGTCAAGTACTTTGTCGCTTTCAAGGCCAAAATTACGCATATAGAAATAATAAGGCTTTTTCTTTGCAATTTCGATGACGACTTCATCGGAGAGTTTTTCGTCGAAGCATGCCATCAAGAAGCCATCTGCCACATTAAAGCAGTTGAAAGAAGCATTACCGACCTTGACTTCAAATTCTTCAATCTTGCTGGAAAGGGGTAAATTGCATTCAGGCATGACCTGGAAAAGCAAATCAAGCGGAGTGCGGCCTTCTTTCACATTGTCGGCATTGAACAGGTTTACATCGACTGTTTCAGCCGGACTGTAATAGACATCTTTCATGTTGCTGTCGGCAAGTTTCAAGACACGGAAGCCGATATCAAGGTCTTTGGTTTTATCACCATTCTCCTTCTTGATTTTGTCGCCTGCACGGCGGATGCGTTCCTTGCCAATTTCGCAGATGGTCTTATAACCAGCCTTGTAGGCTTCGGAATCTTCCGCAGTTTTTTCAGGGAGTTGCACGCAGATGTATTTGCGTTTTCCACCATCTTCGGCATTCAACTGCATAACGGCATGGGCTGTTGTTGCGGAACCGGAAAAGAAGTCGAGAACAATTGAATCCTGTGACGTATTAGCAATTTGAATCAGCAAATGAAGCAACTTTACGGGTTTCGGACCATCAAAAAAACCGGACCCGTCAAACAAGTTCTTTAATTCTTGTTTCCCTTCTTGATTGTGCCCACCTTCTGTATGTAATATTAATGTATTTGGTCTTAAACCCGATTGAACTTCACTTAGAAATGTTTTTTTCCTCGGAACTCCATCTCCATTATTTCCAAACCATATTCGTTTATCAGACAGCCAATTGTTATATGTTTCTTTTGAGCAACTCCAATATCTACCACTAGGTGGAACAACCTTCCTTCCCGACGGTGTAGTAATTTCATATGTTAAACTTTCCGATCCTGATTTAGCGGACAGACTAACCGACGTCCACAAGCCTCTAGGATCATTATCTGGATTAGAATAACCTGTAGGAATCTCTTCATTTCGGGGTAACAAACCTATTTTCCATCCATTTGAGCAATTCTGCACACTATTTTTACAATAACACAATATATGGTCATGCATCGTCGAAAAATATGTAGCGTCATTTGAACGTGCAAATTTTTTTTGCCAAACTAAATTTGCCACAAAACAACTTTCCCCGAACACTTCATCACCAACTTTACGCAAATTATCAACTTCATTATCGTCAATACTAATAAATATCACTCCATCATCACTTAACAAATTCCTTGCAATTTTCAGACGGGGATACATCATGTTCAGCCAGTCGGTATGAAAACGCCCGTTGCTTTCGCTGTTCTTCTCGAAGTTCTGCAAGAGCATATTTCCGTCTTCGTCATACATCCCGCTCTTGGACTGAAATGTTTCCGTATCTTCCTTGAAGTCGTCGTTATACACAAAATCATTGCCCGTGTTGTAAGGCGGATCTATGTATATCATCTTGATTTTGCCCAAGTAGTTTTCCTGAAGCAATTTGAGCACTTCAAGGTTATCACCTTCGATGTAAAGGTTCTCGGTATTGTCGAAATCGACCGACTCTTCCTTGCAAGGGCGCAGCGTCATATTCGTAGGAGCATTCGCATTATGGATAGCTTCGCGCTTGCCGGGCCACGTGAACTGATAGCGTTCATCGCCTTCGCCAATGGTCGCATGGCTAAGGTTTTCCTGCAATCTTTCAAAGTCAATAGCGACCTTGGTCTTGCCGTCTTCGCCGACAGTCTCAGTGATGCATTCCGGGAAAAGGCTCCCAATTTTCTTGATGTTTTCGTTCACCATATCAAGACTATGCATGTTCGCTTTTTCCATACTTATTCTCCGGTTATTAAACTTTGGGACTGGATCCTTCGGGGCTTCGCCCCTCAGGATGACGTGTGGGGTGTGTCGCTTCGGCAAGCTCAGCGAGCTTAGCTTTCATCTGGTTAAATAGTTCTAGTTTACGGGCAGGTTGATTTTCAGTGCGAGCCTTCTTTTCTAGGACATCTATTTCTTTTTGCAGTTTGGCAACATGTTCTTGAATAACGAGATTTTCGGCAACAGTCAGGGAATCGTTCCAGGGTTCGCCCGCCACCTGTTTCACAATTCCATTCCAAGCCGCATCCAGGTCAAGCCCATCAAAAACAAAACTGAAATCATTTGCCTCCACCCATTCTTTCGACACGACAACATGATCATCGTATTTCAAGGCAAAACGGGCGACATTTTCAGCACACAACGCCAAAAGAATGTTCTTCTGCCCAATACGATGCAAAAGCATCTCGACATTCTTGGGGTTGAACGCTTTCTGTTTCAAAGCAACATTTGCCACAAAAAATCCAGGCGCACGCGAGCCCGACGCCATGGGCATCGTCTTTGGGCTAACCATGTTCGTAATCATCACCTGTTTCACATCCCTGTTGAACACCGCCTTCTGCGCAGTCGTCATCGCAGACATCGAACCAATACGCCCTAAAAGGGAGTCTTTCGCTATCACCTGTTTCATGGCCGTATTTTCAGGAAATCCAAACATGCGCACTCCTTAACGAACGACCAAGAAGCATATCAGTTCAAAATCGTCGAGTCCCTTGATGGCCTCGTTCCTGAAATCCACAAAGTCTCCGTTCAAGAAGGAACTGACGTCGCTTTCTTCCTTCTTACAAACAATGGAATCTATCGCATGTCCCAGGCATTCCGAAACGCGGCCCATATCGCGCCCATCGCGGGTTTCTTCGTTGAACGCATCGCACAAGATCTTGTCAGGCGAAGATTTTCCCTTAGCAAGCAGACGCATCACATCCAAAATTTCCTTAGGCTGCAAATGATTGGCGATAATTTCGCCATCGTTCCCCACATAGACCATATAGAATGGGTGCAAACGATTCTTGCCCTTGATGGATTCGTCGCCCTTGACATTCTTGAGCACAAAAATCACACCCGGCTTTTCGCCCTTCACCACAGCATAGATTCCGAACGGCACATGGTCCATATCCGTCTTCTGCTTGATATAGGCAAGTAGGTCCATACGGAACTCGTTCAGGCCCAAATCCATGATGGATACACCCGATTCCATATCTTCCAAATCGACGACTTCTTCTTGCAATTTTTTGAGCTGATTCCGGCGGTATTCCAAGTCGCCCTTTTCGTCCTGGTTAATCAAATCATCGTCGCCAGTCGCAGTCATCACCGAGATACGCATTCTCGTCTCGACACGTTCTTTCAGGTTGATGTATTCATCCAAATCAAGGTCTGGCCAAAAGTTCACCAACTGGATAACCTTATTCTGGCTGCCGATGCGGTCGATACGTCCAAATCGCTGCACAATACGCACTGGGTTCCAGTGAATATCGTAATTGACACAATAATCGCAATCCTGCAGGTTCTGGCCTTCGCTAATGCAATCCGTCGCTATCAAGATATCGATGTTTGCATTATCGTTGGGGTACAGGGATTCGCGATCTTTTGATTTCGGAGAAAAGGCAGCAAGTACATGGTTGATGTCCGCCTTGAAATTCGGAATGGTCGAACGCCCGTTGATATCGCCAGTTACGAGAGCCGCATTTACGCCCATTTCATTTTTCAAGAAATCGGAAAGACTTTCGTAAAGGTATTCCGCCGTATCCGAGAACGCAGTAAACACAAGGACCTTCTTGTTCCCTTCGTTAATCGGGTTGGATATCTTTTCGCGAATAATCCTTTTTAGTTCATTCAGTTTAAAATCATATTCCGGGGTGACGCCCTTCACCATATTGACAAGTTCACCGAACGTCTTTATATCACTATCGATATCGCGCTTCCACGAGATGTAATCCATGTCGCGCAAATCAATTGCGGCCTTCTTGCCTACGGTAAAGTAGTCGGTATTCTGGTCATCGCCATCAAGGGAGAACGGATTTGCTTCGATGGTAATTTTTTCACTGACC from Fibrobacter sp. includes:
- a CDS encoding DEAD/DEAH box helicase family protein — protein: MKFKFKIQQYQTDAVENTVSVFAGQPCYDNTRYRRDLGKRKGQVNAFEEDDAGFRNHEIELTDKELLENIHKAQDKCDIKRSASVVKSAGGHEACRLDIEMETGTGKTYVYLKTMFELNKRYGWSKFVVIVPSKAIREGVNKSFETLQDHFMEYYGKKARFFIYSSERLQQIDSYSSDAGINVMIINAQAFASSFDEEDYKKKIAEGKKVAEANRRIFDRRDEFGSRKPIDVIAANRPIIILDEPQKLEGDVTQKTMQAFKPLFILNYSATHKTQHNLIYALDALDAYRQKLVKKIQVKTLTAKNLAGTSAYLYLDDIILDPKKAPVAKIQLEVKKGSGISREYRKFEYGDKLSVASGTKAYDGFTVAEIDPIANQVVFTNGKIIYKGQVVNDTDAKTMQRLQIRETIEAHFKKEEELFNKGIKCLSLFFIDEVANYKGYDGDEEVHGFLWKTFEEEYNNILSEKLTFFDDEYQKYLKGISAEDTHKGYFSIDKKGHACDSKAEKKLGGMSDDVSAYDLILKNKELLLSFKNPVRFIFSHSALQEGWDNPNVFQICTLRHASSNVRRRQEVGRGLRLCVNQDGDRQDLEVLGDDIHNLNKLTVVANEDYGAFVSGLQSEIREALRERPLVADKAYFFGKTIDMVDGTKHTLSDAEATLVYAYLYQNDYIDEKGRVTETYKMHKDAGTLAPMAPKLAGMETSLHQMVQLTFDAELALNTMVEDGNATEVPATCLNANYYKQEFQDLWKRLNHKYVYTVDYDSNELIEKAAKSINDNLMVSELTYVITEADQTSVDQFGATKTVRKKANSISTSTVKYDLVGEIAEGAKLTRKTVVEILKKTDGKLFMFRNNPEEYIKNVVKLIKEQKATMIVEHIGYSMIDGTYDSDIFTAEKHATLDKAFLTEKHITDYIFTDGYAKKPEESVEAKFAKQLETADEVAVYAKLPSGPRGFQIPTPVGNYSPDWAIAFKKGSVKHIFFVAETKGSMDSMQLKAIEDAKIHCAERLFNEISTDDVKYHKVANYEDLLKAMEAV
- a CDS encoding site-specific DNA-methyltransferase, giving the protein MEKANMHSLDMVNENIKKIGSLFPECITETVGEDGKTKVAIDFERLQENLSHATIGEGDERYQFTWPGKREAIHNANAPTNMTLRPCKEESVDFDNTENLYIEGDNLEVLKLLQENYLGKIKMIYIDPPYNTGNDFVYNDDFKEDTETFQSKSGMYDEDGNMLLQNFEKNSESNGRFHTDWLNMMYPRLKIARNLLSDDGVIFISIDDNEVDNLRKVGDEVFGESCFVANLVWQKKFARSNDATYFSTMHDHILCYCKNSVQNCSNGWKIGLLPRNEEIPTGYSNPDNDPRGLWTSVSLSAKSGSESLTYEITTPSGRKVVPPSGRYWSCSKETYNNWLSDKRIWFGNNGDGVPRKKTFLSEVQSGLRPNTLILHTEGGHNQEGKQELKNLFDGSGFFDGPKPVKLLHLLIQIANTSQDSIVLDFFSGSATTAHAVMQLNAEDGGKRKYICVQLPEKTAEDSEAYKAGYKTICEIGKERIRRAGDKIKKENGDKTKDLDIGFRVLKLADSNMKDVYYSPAETVDVNLFNADNVKEGRTPLDLLFQVMPECNLPLSSKIEEFEVKVGNASFNCFNVADGFLMACFDEKLSDEVVIEIAKKKPYYFYMRNFGLESDKVLDNFEQIFTHYSPSTKRKVI
- a CDS encoding DUF4391 domain-containing protein — translated: MFGFPENTAMKQVIAKDSLLGRIGSMSAMTTAQKAVFNRDVKQVMITNMVSPKTMPMASGSRAPGFFVANVALKQKAFNPKNVEMLLHRIGQKNILLALCAENVARFALKYDDHVVVSKEWVEANDFSFVFDGLDLDAAWNGIVKQVAGEPWNDSLTVAENLVIQEHVAKLQKEIDVLEKKARTENQPARKLELFNQMKAKLAELAEATHPTRHPEGRSPEGSSPKV